A single region of the Solwaraspora sp. WMMD791 genome encodes:
- a CDS encoding substrate-binding domain-containing protein, which yields MTALSRRALFGARGAADASRRRLLIGGAAVGAGVLLTACTSNEAAPTNTQTQAANQGNPNSEPGETVTIGFSAPAADHGWLAAITNNARAQAEAYSDVEFLTVEAGADAAAQRAALDTLISQSPDVIVMLPHDGAELTASGLQAMEAGIPVVNLDRAFTQALAYRTQIKGDNYGMGVSAGNYIAAQMQAKGISNPVIAEIAGIDSLELTQERSTGFREALEVHGFTIANRRAAEFTADSGQREAANLLQALPKIDAIWNHDDDQGIGVLAAISQANRSEFIMVGGAGSRAAMEAIQADNTVLKATVTYSPSMASSAISLARLIAQGKGMSDLVELQVPKEIILASETITKENASEYLPLGF from the coding sequence ATGACCGCTCTGTCCCGCCGGGCACTGTTCGGCGCCCGCGGCGCCGCCGACGCGTCACGTCGCCGGCTGCTCATCGGCGGTGCCGCCGTCGGCGCCGGCGTGCTGCTGACCGCGTGCACCAGCAACGAGGCCGCGCCGACCAACACCCAGACCCAGGCCGCCAACCAGGGCAACCCCAACTCCGAACCCGGTGAGACGGTCACCATCGGCTTCTCCGCGCCAGCGGCCGACCACGGCTGGCTCGCGGCGATCACCAACAACGCCCGGGCCCAGGCCGAGGCGTACTCCGACGTGGAGTTCCTCACGGTCGAAGCCGGCGCCGACGCCGCCGCGCAGCGGGCCGCGCTGGACACCCTCATCTCGCAGAGCCCCGACGTCATCGTCATGCTGCCGCACGACGGTGCCGAACTCACCGCGAGTGGTCTGCAGGCCATGGAGGCCGGTATCCCGGTGGTCAACCTGGACCGGGCGTTCACCCAGGCGCTGGCCTACCGCACCCAGATCAAGGGCGACAACTACGGCATGGGTGTCTCGGCCGGCAACTACATCGCCGCGCAGATGCAGGCAAAGGGGATCTCGAACCCGGTGATCGCGGAGATCGCCGGCATCGACTCGCTGGAGCTGACCCAGGAGCGCTCGACCGGTTTCCGGGAGGCCCTCGAGGTGCACGGGTTCACCATCGCCAACCGGCGGGCGGCCGAGTTCACCGCCGACTCCGGCCAGCGTGAGGCGGCCAACCTGCTGCAGGCGCTGCCGAAGATCGACGCCATCTGGAACCACGACGACGACCAGGGCATCGGCGTGCTGGCCGCGATCAGCCAGGCGAACCGGTCGGAGTTCATCATGGTCGGTGGTGCCGGCTCGCGGGCCGCCATGGAGGCGATCCAGGCGGACAACACCGTGCTGAAGGCGACCGTCACCTACAGCCCGTCGATGGCTTCCTCGGCGATCTCCCTGGCCCGGCTCATCGCGCAGGGCAAGGGCATGTCCGACCTGGTCGAACTGCAGGTGCCCAAGGAGATCATCCTGGCCTCGGAGACCATCACCAAGGAGAACGCGAGCGAGTACCTGCCGCTCGGGTTCTGA